In Massilia sp. METH4, the genomic window TCCAGTTGCGCGAGGCGGGCGATTTCCAGCGCATCGTCGAATGCCTGGCGGATGGACGCCGCCGAGTAAACGAATACGCCCGCCAGGCCCGCATCCTCGGCCAGGTCGGTGATCAGGCCGGCCCCGACGATGGCGCGGATGCCGCCGGCTTTCAGCTCCTGCACCTGGGCCAGCGCGTCTTCCTTCGTCACATACGTGCGCTGCACGACATCGAAGCCGAACGTGGCGGCGAAATCCGCCAATTCCGGCATCGGCTGCTGGTAGGTGACGACGGCAATGCGCTCGGACACGCGGCGCGCGCGCGCCAGGGCACGCATCATGTCCGTCCCGCTGGCCTTGGCCACCACCACGGGAACCGACAGCCGTCCCTTCAGGTACGCCGCGTTTGATCCCGCCGAGATGACGGCGTCGCAGCGTTCCGTGGCCAGCCGGTCGCGAATTTGCCGCACCGCCTCGTCGAAGCCGAGATGGATCGGTTCGATCGTTGCCAGCGCATCGTATTCCGGCGTGATGTCGCGGAACAGGTCGGACAGGCGCGACATGGATACCGTCCAGATGACGGGCTTGTCGGTATCGCCACTCGTGAGATAGGTCATGTTTCAATTGTAGTTCAAATGTGTTGCAGGCGTTGCAAATGAAACGTCAGAGAGAGGGTGGGCGATGTTGCAAGCCGTTGATTTCGCATCATTTCCCAGTCCGGCGGCTGGTTGGCATGGCCCTTGCGAAGAGACATCGCATCAACCCGTCACTGAAAGGTCACCATGAGTGTTCAATCCGCCGGCGCGGCATTCCGCCAGGCTGTCCGCGAAGAGTCGCCGTTGCAGGTCGTCGGCGCCATCAACGCCAACCATGCGCTGCTGGCCAAACGCGCCGGTTTTCGTGCCATCTACCTGTCCGGCGGCGGTGTCGCGGCCGGGTCGCTGGGCTTGCCCGACCTCGGCATTTCGAACCTTGACGATGTGCTGACCGACGTGCGCCGCATCACCGACGTGTGCGACCTTCCGCTGCTGGTCGACGTCGACACGGGCTTCGGCGCTTCCGCCTTCAACGTGGCCCGCACCGTGAAGTCCATGATCAAGTTCGGCGCGGCGGCCATGCACATCGAAGACCAGGTGGGCGCCAAGCGCTGCGGTCACCGGCCCGGCAAGGAAATCGTCGGCAAGGGCGAGATGGTGGACCGCATCAAGGCGGCCGTGGACGCCCGCACCGACGGGAACTTCGTCATCATGGCGCGTACCGACGCACTGGCGGTGGAAGGCCTCGACGCCGCCATCGACCGCGCGATCGCCTGCGTGGAAGCGGGCGCCGACATGATCTTCCCGGAAGCGATGACGGAACTGTCGATGTACAGGCAGTTCGCCAATGCCGTGAAGGTGCCGGTGCTGGCCAATATCACCGAGTTCGGCTCCACGCCGCTGTTCACCGTGGACGAGCTGCGCGAGGCCGATGTGGGCCTGGTGCTGTAT contains:
- the prpB gene encoding methylisocitrate lyase, with amino-acid sequence MSVQSAGAAFRQAVREESPLQVVGAINANHALLAKRAGFRAIYLSGGGVAAGSLGLPDLGISNLDDVLTDVRRITDVCDLPLLVDVDTGFGASAFNVARTVKSMIKFGAAAMHIEDQVGAKRCGHRPGKEIVGKGEMVDRIKAAVDARTDGNFVIMARTDALAVEGLDAAIDRAIACVEAGADMIFPEAMTELSMYRQFANAVKVPVLANITEFGSTPLFTVDELREADVGLVLYPLSAFRAMNKAAENVYGAIRRDGTQKNVLDTMQTRAELYERINYHDFEQKLDALFAAQKK